A genome region from Myroides fluvii includes the following:
- a CDS encoding alpha/beta fold hydrolase codes for MADILYSKIEGEGGIPMLVLHGYFGMSDNWNTFGRQMVEQGYEMHLIDLRNHGRSFHSDDWSYDFMVEDIVRYMDHYAMCDAVVLGHSMGGKVAMHLAAKHPSRVEKLIVADISPRTYAPHHQDILEALNAVDFSLKPSRKEVDEIVSARIKDFGTKQFLLKSLYWKEPDQLAFRFNLAVFNKDENAIGEGIDEASLFDKPTLFIRGGASKYIQENDEVLIQKYFPQAVIKTIPNAGHWLHAENPQLFFEIVAEFLV; via the coding sequence ATGGCAGACATTTTATATTCAAAAATAGAAGGAGAAGGAGGTATTCCGATGCTTGTTTTACATGGCTATTTTGGCATGTCTGACAACTGGAATACTTTTGGTAGACAAATGGTCGAACAAGGCTATGAAATGCATTTGATAGATTTGAGAAATCACGGTCGTAGCTTCCATTCAGATGATTGGTCCTATGATTTTATGGTAGAAGATATTGTGCGCTATATGGATCATTATGCGATGTGTGATGCTGTCGTATTAGGACATTCTATGGGGGGGAAAGTAGCCATGCATTTAGCTGCTAAACACCCAAGTCGAGTAGAGAAGTTGATTGTGGCAGATATTTCACCCCGTACCTATGCACCGCACCATCAAGATATATTAGAAGCTTTAAATGCAGTTGATTTTTCTTTAAAACCTTCCAGAAAAGAGGTGGATGAAATTGTTAGTGCGCGCATTAAAGATTTTGGAACAAAACAATTTTTGTTAAAGAGTTTGTACTGGAAAGAACCTGATCAATTGGCTTTTCGATTCAATTTAGCGGTGTTTAATAAAGATGAAAATGCGATTGGAGAAGGTATTGATGAAGCAAGTTTATTTGATAAACCAACCCTGTTTATACGTGGAGGAGCCTCAAAATACATTCAGGAAAATGATGAAGTGTTAATTCAAAAGTACTTTCCTCAAGCGGTAATTAAAACGATTCCCAATGCAGGGCATTGGTTACACGCCGAGAATCCGCAGCTATTCTTTGAAATAGTCGCTGAATTTTTGGTTTAA
- a CDS encoding pyridoxine 5'-phosphate synthase yields the protein MTKLSVNINKIATLRNSRGGNVPNLLKVAEDVQKFGAAGVTIHPRPDERHIRYQDARDLVHVVYTEYNIEGNPMDDFLKLVFECKPTQVTLVPDAVDALTSNAGWDTVKHKDFLTEVIQECKQQGIRTSIFVDPVLEMIEGAKLVGTDRIELYTEEFATQYGLGNEKGIEPYIKAAMLAVELDLGINAGHDLSLDNIQFFKANIPNLLEVSIGHALIAESLYLGLENVVNMYINKLS from the coding sequence ATGACAAAGCTATCTGTAAATATCAATAAAATTGCTACCTTGAGAAATTCAAGAGGGGGTAATGTACCTAATTTATTAAAAGTTGCTGAAGATGTGCAAAAGTTTGGTGCTGCGGGGGTAACTATTCATCCTAGACCAGATGAACGTCATATTCGTTATCAGGATGCAAGAGATTTAGTGCATGTGGTATATACAGAATATAATATTGAAGGGAATCCTATGGATGACTTCTTGAAATTAGTGTTTGAATGTAAACCAACACAGGTAACTTTAGTGCCAGATGCGGTAGACGCCTTGACGTCGAATGCTGGATGGGATACTGTCAAGCACAAAGATTTTTTAACAGAAGTAATTCAAGAATGTAAACAACAGGGAATTCGCACCTCCATTTTTGTCGATCCGGTGCTGGAGATGATTGAAGGGGCTAAGTTGGTAGGCACAGATCGCATTGAGTTATATACGGAGGAATTCGCAACGCAATATGGATTGGGGAATGAGAAGGGAATTGAGCCCTATATCAAAGCAGCAATGTTGGCTGTTGAACTAGATTTGGGTATTAATGCCGGACATGATTTGAGCTTAGATAATATCCAGTTCTTTAAAGCCAATATTCCCAATTTACTAGAAGTGTCTATCGGGCATGCATTGATTGCGGAATCGCTTTATCTTGGATTGGAAAATGTAGTGAATATGTATATAAATAAATTGAGTTAA
- a CDS encoding DUF7507 domain-containing protein, protein MKQINYLLLGILLLLSNAVFAQYYKTHHIAPAPWQYWSTANQIVIGTLSTTPVEVVLKKSDGTLLTTLSVTANNPISYRFVGTANTQNRNVVNTTYNDRGLVVEATEPVLVNMRNIASDASVGWTSLGVDNIKGNASLVSFGEEGLGVEFRVGYYRQSTQGLYDNTPVYSVMATEDGTDVEIGQATGTTTFTLNKGQSRLFTAPLGSALKATKAVVVNVGNWGDTPRLCGPGGINGQDGTFDQVAPVHMLGNRYLVVRGEGTIPNDTQRSQFLGSEQSLIVATKDNTTVTVKSFTPQGVETGTMVTQVLANAGDYYSFYHGDGRNPNSSSLIVSDNEVIVYAGTAVECETDISTVLPIGGCAGSINIQTKKFVNYNDGGLPYMGFAIIEHPTELVYINDQNIETVTGRARVALGNSGFYMITFNHTSIGNPENIVLRSGLPLTASLVQQGDGFSMSAFFSSFGESAKAPIKVKQNDNCTVRIESEENSLEYEWFFQGESLEITTENFIDVEKSGMYSVKIKKECGWSTMSLPIEVLVKPCTDLSIAKKVKSQKEGEAVFIITVKNLDEVFADPNVVVTDLLPSGYEFISYTADQGSYDATTGEWNVGELDPQAEVSIEIKVKIKNGGEYKNIATVVGDNIDNNLANNKAEAIVALGKLEFTKKVIGQEYNRIGDRIEYEIIVKNIGEIAIKELVLTDENADAGSLSPASIAVLEPRESVTVKAYHTITEADFRAKQVVNQASLTGVTHGGTMTQLSDDPTTAERNDATIAVILYQADLHAVKDDGIQYYIPGQQTTYTIVVENKGPGSAVDVEVTDMMPEGVKQMVWKSSLGSSGEGDLIEVISRLDVGEQVTYEVTLTIPEKQTNAFINVVTVVATDNEDPVEACETCSDINYQKVFIPKGISPNGDGLNDYLDLSNYNVVNLKVYNRNGILVYNAGKYEKEWYGQSSSGNKLLPTGTYFYVMQNILKDTYSGWIYLQY, encoded by the coding sequence ATGAAACAAATAAACTATTTACTTCTCGGCATTCTGCTTTTGTTGAGTAATGCCGTATTTGCTCAATATTATAAGACACATCACATTGCGCCAGCTCCTTGGCAGTACTGGAGTACTGCGAATCAGATTGTAATTGGGACACTATCAACAACTCCGGTAGAGGTTGTGCTGAAAAAAAGTGATGGAACGCTTTTAACAACGTTAAGCGTGACAGCAAATAACCCAATTTCTTATCGCTTTGTAGGAACGGCGAATACACAGAATCGCAATGTTGTGAATACCACGTATAACGATCGCGGTTTAGTAGTCGAAGCAACAGAACCGGTATTGGTTAATATGCGAAATATTGCCTCTGACGCAAGTGTAGGATGGACGTCTTTAGGAGTAGATAACATTAAGGGGAATGCCTCTTTAGTGAGTTTTGGTGAAGAGGGGTTAGGTGTAGAATTTCGCGTGGGATATTATAGACAGAGTACACAAGGATTATACGATAATACACCTGTTTATTCGGTTATGGCAACGGAAGATGGAACAGATGTAGAAATAGGACAGGCAACTGGAACAACTACTTTTACCCTGAATAAGGGGCAAAGTAGATTGTTTACCGCTCCTTTGGGTAGTGCTTTAAAAGCAACGAAAGCCGTAGTGGTCAATGTGGGGAACTGGGGAGATACCCCTAGACTTTGTGGTCCAGGAGGTATTAATGGTCAAGATGGTACTTTTGATCAGGTCGCGCCTGTGCATATGCTAGGGAATCGTTATTTGGTGGTTCGTGGGGAAGGAACAATTCCTAATGATACTCAACGCAGTCAGTTTCTTGGATCGGAGCAAAGTTTAATTGTAGCGACAAAAGACAATACAACAGTTACTGTTAAAAGCTTTACACCACAAGGGGTAGAAACAGGAACTATGGTTACGCAAGTCTTGGCTAATGCAGGAGATTATTATTCGTTTTATCACGGAGATGGTCGAAACCCTAATTCGTCAAGTCTGATTGTATCCGATAATGAAGTAATTGTATACGCGGGTACAGCGGTGGAATGTGAAACGGATATTTCAACTGTATTGCCTATTGGAGGATGTGCGGGGTCTATTAATATTCAAACGAAAAAGTTTGTCAATTACAATGACGGAGGACTGCCATACATGGGATTCGCTATTATTGAACATCCAACAGAACTCGTGTATATTAATGATCAAAACATAGAAACCGTTACAGGGAGAGCTAGAGTTGCACTCGGAAATAGTGGTTTTTATATGATTACATTCAATCATACTTCTATAGGAAATCCAGAGAATATTGTCTTGCGTTCAGGATTGCCTTTAACGGCGAGTTTGGTTCAGCAAGGTGATGGGTTTTCGATGTCTGCTTTTTTCTCTTCTTTTGGAGAATCGGCTAAAGCGCCTATTAAGGTGAAGCAAAATGACAACTGTACTGTGCGCATTGAATCTGAGGAGAATTCGCTAGAATACGAGTGGTTCTTTCAAGGAGAATCATTGGAAATTACGACAGAAAACTTTATCGATGTTGAGAAAAGTGGGATGTATTCCGTAAAAATAAAAAAGGAATGCGGGTGGAGTACGATGTCGTTGCCTATTGAGGTATTAGTTAAGCCTTGTACTGATTTATCGATTGCCAAAAAAGTGAAATCGCAAAAAGAGGGAGAAGCTGTTTTTATTATTACGGTGAAAAATTTGGATGAAGTTTTTGCTGATCCTAATGTTGTGGTAACTGATTTGCTGCCGTCGGGCTATGAGTTTATAAGCTATACTGCTGATCAAGGAAGTTATGATGCAACTACAGGAGAGTGGAATGTGGGAGAATTGGATCCTCAAGCAGAAGTGAGTATTGAAATTAAAGTAAAGATCAAAAACGGAGGTGAATATAAAAATATAGCTACGGTTGTAGGGGATAACATTGATAATAACTTAGCAAATAATAAAGCTGAAGCTATTGTAGCTTTGGGGAAATTAGAATTCACTAAAAAGGTCATAGGGCAAGAATACAATCGAATTGGCGATCGCATTGAGTATGAAATTATTGTAAAAAACATAGGCGAAATTGCCATTAAAGAGCTTGTGCTCACAGATGAAAATGCAGATGCAGGTTCCTTAAGTCCAGCGTCAATTGCGGTATTGGAACCAAGAGAATCGGTAACCGTGAAAGCCTATCACACCATTACGGAAGCAGATTTCAGAGCGAAACAAGTGGTTAATCAGGCTTCTTTAACAGGGGTGACACATGGGGGGACTATGACGCAATTGTCGGATGATCCTACTACTGCAGAGCGAAATGACGCTACAATTGCTGTTATTTTGTATCAAGCAGATTTACACGCGGTAAAAGATGATGGTATTCAATACTATATTCCTGGTCAACAAACCACTTATACTATTGTCGTTGAAAATAAAGGGCCTGGATCAGCTGTGGATGTCGAAGTTACTGATATGATGCCAGAAGGTGTAAAACAAATGGTGTGGAAGAGTTCTTTAGGTTCATCGGGTGAAGGTGATTTAATCGAGGTGATTTCACGATTAGATGTAGGGGAGCAGGTGACCTATGAAGTTACTTTGACCATACCTGAAAAACAGACGAATGCCTTTATTAACGTTGTTACAGTGGTAGCAACAGACAACGAGGATCCCGTTGAAGCTTGTGAAACATGTAGCGATATTAATTATCAAAAAGTGTTTATCCCTAAGGGGATTTCTCCAAACGGAGATGGATTAAATGACTACTTAGATTTAAGTAATTACAATGTTGTGAATTTAAAAGTGTATAATAGAAACGGAATATTGGTGTATAACGCAGGAAAGTATGAAAAAGAATGGTACGGGCAATCTAGTTCAGGAAATAAACTGTTGCCGACGGGAACTTATTTCTACGTGATGCAAAATATCCTAAAAGATACATACTCGGGGTGGATTTACCTGCAATACTAA
- a CDS encoding CBS domain-containing protein, which translates to MTTLESLLIDAPTLTSDMLVRDGIAFLDQHDYSHLALVDSDNKWMGTLATDVLYDTDETEKIANLKYHIASLFVYTTDDLAKIVDTFILNTCNLLPVVDEEMHLRGMLPKAALTADLVERTFFAELGTTLIIETHAEAYSLSTVVQLVESNNAKLLGILLLQTKEQKTQILLRISQKNIETIIQDFRRFDFDIISQHDEDLHQNKLIEHSNYLNKFLNL; encoded by the coding sequence TTGACAACCTTAGAATCTTTACTCATCGACGCACCTACACTCACTAGCGATATGCTAGTACGTGATGGGATTGCCTTTTTAGACCAACATGATTATTCGCATCTTGCTCTTGTCGATTCGGACAATAAATGGATGGGAACATTGGCTACTGATGTATTATACGATACTGATGAAACGGAAAAAATTGCAAATCTCAAGTACCACATAGCATCACTTTTTGTTTACACTACTGACGATCTAGCCAAAATAGTCGATACATTTATCCTCAACACGTGTAACTTGTTACCAGTTGTTGATGAAGAGATGCATCTGAGAGGAATGCTACCCAAGGCAGCTTTAACCGCAGATTTAGTAGAGCGTACATTTTTTGCTGAATTAGGTACAACTCTCATTATTGAAACACACGCAGAGGCCTACAGTCTTTCAACAGTAGTGCAATTGGTGGAAAGCAACAACGCCAAGTTACTCGGTATTTTACTGCTACAAACAAAAGAACAAAAAACTCAAATCCTGTTGCGAATTAGTCAGAAAAACATTGAGACAATTATTCAAGACTTTCGACGTTTTGATTTTGATATTATTTCTCAACACGATGAAGATTTACATCAAAACAAGCTGATTGAGCACTCTAATTATCTAAACAAATTTTTAAACCTATAG
- the porG gene encoding type IX secretion system protein PorG gives MKKILITFILLLTMPLAYAQIHEVGFGLGGTNYVGDVGSTQFVNPKNIGYNIFYRWNKSPRHSYRLSFSQTKLTGNDADASSESRKERGLRFDNTLQQLSLGIEFNFFEFDLHQENFAMTPYLYAGISGIRYTDIYHRNKKMIKGDKKYNAAIPFAAGMKIRVNPQININAEVTATYTFTDNLDGSNPTSASTKRYRFGKNGNDWFFYSGITISYTFGHNPCYCAD, from the coding sequence ATGAAAAAGATCTTAATTACATTTATCTTACTACTTACCATGCCTTTAGCATACGCTCAAATTCATGAGGTAGGCTTTGGTTTAGGAGGTACAAACTATGTAGGTGATGTGGGATCTACACAGTTCGTCAATCCAAAGAACATAGGCTATAACATTTTTTATAGATGGAACAAGAGCCCGCGACACTCCTATCGCTTGAGTTTTAGTCAAACAAAACTAACCGGGAATGACGCTGATGCTTCTAGTGAAAGTAGAAAAGAAAGAGGCTTGCGTTTTGACAATACACTACAGCAACTGAGTTTGGGAATTGAATTCAACTTTTTTGAATTTGATTTACACCAAGAAAATTTTGCTATGACTCCTTATCTTTACGCTGGTATATCAGGTATTCGTTACACTGACATTTACCACAGAAATAAAAAGATGATTAAAGGTGACAAAAAATACAACGCAGCGATTCCCTTTGCTGCGGGAATGAAAATTAGAGTAAATCCTCAGATTAATATTAATGCAGAAGTAACTGCGACTTATACATTCACCGATAATTTAGATGGCAGTAATCCTACTTCAGCTAGCACAAAACGCTATCGCTTTGGAAAAAATGGAAATGATTGGTTTTTCTATTCGGGAATTACAATAAGTTATACTTTTGGACATAATCCTTGTTATTGCGCAGATTAA
- a CDS encoding isoprenyl transferase → MKLKEQLNMSNLPKHIAVIMDGNGRWAKQRGFLRTIGHENGVKSLRTTITTCAELGVNYLTLYAFSTENWNRPKYEVDKLMELLIKALTKEIPTFMKHDIALNAIGNLALLPEKVRDKLTDAIDKTKENKRMTVTLALSYGSRAEIIHAIKEISIKVKNNIISEDNIDESIINEHLYTHNMPDVDLLIRTSGEQRISNFLLWQIAYAELYFTEVLWPDFSEDELYRSILSYQNRERRFGKTSEQIK, encoded by the coding sequence ATGAAATTGAAAGAACAACTTAACATGAGCAATCTACCAAAGCACATTGCAGTTATCATGGATGGCAATGGTAGATGGGCTAAACAAAGAGGTTTTCTACGAACGATTGGTCACGAAAATGGCGTAAAATCCCTTAGAACAACTATTACAACTTGCGCAGAATTGGGTGTCAACTATCTGACATTATATGCTTTTTCTACAGAAAATTGGAACAGACCCAAGTACGAAGTAGACAAATTAATGGAGCTGTTAATAAAAGCATTGACAAAGGAAATCCCTACATTCATGAAGCACGATATCGCCTTAAATGCGATAGGAAATTTAGCTTTACTACCCGAAAAAGTTCGAGATAAGTTAACTGACGCAATTGATAAAACGAAAGAAAACAAAAGGATGACTGTAACTTTAGCATTAAGTTATGGCTCCAGAGCAGAAATAATACACGCAATTAAGGAAATTTCTATTAAAGTTAAAAATAATATAATTTCAGAAGACAATATTGACGAATCAATTATTAATGAGCATCTTTACACGCATAATATGCCTGATGTTGATTTGTTAATTCGCACAAGTGGAGAGCAAAGAATTAGTAATTTCTTGCTTTGGCAGATTGCTTATGCAGAATTGTATTTTACGGAGGTATTATGGCCGGACTTCTCAGAGGACGAACTTTATCGTTCTATTCTATCCTATCAAAACAGAGAGAGAAGATTTGGAAAAACTAGTGAACAAATTAAATAA
- a CDS encoding NAD kinase, which translates to MKFAIYGQTNKTIVQQIVRRLLHVLESYHPTIIFEHHFYDLLNEINLLPTTYETFGNENELPTDVDFFISIGGDGTMLRAANFIKDKNIPIVGINAGRLGFLANIQEDTIEEHLPHLFQNTYKLSRRALLTIDCNPVANSNFDINFALNDITVSRKNTTSMITVETYLDNEYLATYWADGLIISTPSGSTGYSLSCGGPIIEPETGCFVITPLAPHNLNVRPLVIRDNLTIKLKVNARESQFLLSVDSSTQAVNNETEVTISKAPFTINLVEFPQQSFIKTLRNKLLWGEDKRN; encoded by the coding sequence ATGAAATTTGCAATTTACGGGCAAACCAATAAAACAATAGTACAACAAATCGTTCGTCGCTTATTACATGTATTGGAGTCTTACCACCCTACCATTATTTTCGAGCATCATTTTTACGATTTATTAAACGAAATAAATCTATTACCTACTACATACGAAACTTTCGGAAATGAGAATGAACTTCCTACGGATGTTGATTTCTTTATTAGTATTGGAGGTGATGGTACAATGTTGAGAGCTGCAAATTTCATCAAAGACAAAAACATTCCCATTGTGGGAATTAACGCTGGTCGATTGGGTTTTTTAGCAAACATTCAAGAAGACACAATCGAAGAGCATTTACCTCATTTGTTTCAGAACACATACAAATTATCGAGAAGAGCTTTACTCACCATCGATTGTAACCCGGTGGCTAATTCTAATTTCGACATTAACTTTGCCTTAAACGACATAACCGTATCGAGGAAAAACACAACATCCATGATTACTGTGGAGACGTATTTAGATAATGAATACCTTGCCACCTATTGGGCAGACGGATTAATTATTTCAACCCCTTCTGGATCCACAGGATACTCCTTGAGCTGTGGAGGCCCCATTATTGAACCTGAAACAGGATGCTTTGTAATCACGCCTTTGGCACCGCACAATTTAAATGTACGCCCATTAGTGATACGAGATAACCTCACGATTAAACTAAAGGTAAACGCTAGGGAAAGTCAGTTTTTACTTTCTGTTGACAGTAGTACTCAAGCAGTAAACAACGAAACAGAAGTAACCATTTCAAAAGCTCCCTTCACTATTAATTTAGTAGAATTTCCTCAACAGAGTTTTATTAAAACACTGCGAAATAAATTACTGTGGGGCGAAGATAAACGCAATTAA
- a CDS encoding BamA/OMP85 family outer membrane protein — translation MFQKGISLFALFIAGLICSSAQAQQGGNIPTLETPKTYILGDIKVTGKINYNPQTVVTFTGLNKGQKISVPGEEISDALKKLWKLGFFKDINIYETSIVNDTINLELTLNELPRLNSAKVKGFKKAKSETVTKEAKLTKGKIVNENLLSTTKYFLLNKYKKDGYFNTKVTLNTVATDSTGKYVDLVVGIDKGKKVRISDITFDGNKQLTNKQLRKALKDTKKRSPFNPLRIFKPSKFIQSKYEEDLTRLVDKYKEKGYRDARIITDTTAYNSKTNRMAINIDVEEGNKYYIGDIRFIGNTVYTNNQLRNILGIDKGEVYNGVLLNKRIQDSSNPDAYDLTNQYQNNGYLFSNITPVEVKTANDTIDFEIRITEGPIARFNNITVRGNEYTHDHVIHRTLKTRPGEIWSKAMVMETMRRLGALNIFDAQAIVPDVLNPDPTSGTVDVEWSVAEKGSSQVELQGGYGGGGFIGTLGLSFNNFSLRNIFNKKAYHPFPMGDGQSLALRLQGSSYYQTYSLSFSEPWLGRKKPVNLFGTIAYSTQNLYDYYNRRTDRSRGFNITTLQLGVAKQLSVPDDYFVLSHTLSFQYYDMKNYNTGLFTFGDGSSRNLAYQIELTRDNRGMDPNFPTFGSFFSISGKFTPPYSLFNNVDYKNLGNQQEYKYKSKAGQIDPNTGLIIPEGTYLNAAGQPVSNWQDATADASKVDQKRFNWLEYYKLKFKGDWYTTIFDKLVFRTVGEFGYMGAYNNNRGVVPFERFYVGGDGLVNFSLDGREVVQLRGYKNQALTPINQYGEQIGGTIYNKFTLELRYPITLKPSASVYVLSFAEAGAAYDSFKDYNPFDLKRSAGLGVRVIMPMFGLLGIDFGYGFDAPPGTTQKNGWETHFILGQQF, via the coding sequence ATGTTTCAAAAAGGCATCTCACTTTTTGCTCTGTTTATTGCAGGTCTAATTTGTAGTAGTGCACAAGCACAGCAAGGGGGCAATATTCCTACTTTAGAAACCCCTAAAACTTACATTTTAGGAGATATAAAAGTAACTGGTAAAATTAATTACAACCCTCAAACGGTTGTAACTTTTACGGGTTTAAATAAAGGTCAAAAAATTTCTGTTCCTGGAGAAGAGATTTCAGATGCTTTAAAGAAACTGTGGAAACTCGGTTTTTTTAAAGACATTAATATTTACGAAACATCTATTGTTAACGACACTATCAATTTAGAGCTTACTTTAAATGAATTACCTCGTTTGAATAGTGCAAAAGTAAAAGGCTTCAAAAAAGCGAAATCTGAAACTGTTACCAAAGAGGCAAAATTGACAAAAGGTAAAATTGTCAATGAAAACTTGCTATCAACAACAAAGTATTTCCTTTTAAACAAATACAAAAAAGACGGTTACTTTAATACCAAAGTGACACTAAACACTGTAGCTACGGATTCAACAGGTAAATACGTAGATTTAGTTGTAGGCATTGACAAAGGAAAAAAAGTCCGCATTTCAGATATTACTTTTGACGGTAACAAACAACTGACAAACAAACAGTTGCGCAAAGCTTTAAAAGACACGAAAAAACGCAGTCCTTTTAACCCTTTACGTATTTTCAAACCTTCGAAATTCATCCAATCGAAATACGAAGAAGATTTGACGCGTTTAGTTGACAAATACAAAGAGAAAGGATATCGAGATGCTCGTATTATAACAGATACAACTGCATACAATTCAAAAACGAATCGCATGGCGATTAATATCGATGTAGAAGAAGGAAACAAATACTACATTGGTGATATTCGATTCATCGGAAATACAGTATACACAAACAATCAACTTCGCAATATCTTAGGAATTGACAAAGGCGAGGTTTACAATGGTGTTTTATTAAACAAACGCATACAGGACTCATCAAATCCAGATGCGTATGATTTAACGAATCAATATCAAAACAACGGGTATTTATTCTCTAACATTACCCCGGTAGAGGTAAAGACGGCGAATGATACCATTGATTTTGAAATCCGTATCACAGAAGGTCCTATTGCACGTTTTAACAACATCACTGTTCGCGGGAACGAGTATACACATGACCACGTTATTCATCGTACCTTAAAAACTAGACCTGGAGAAATCTGGAGTAAAGCTATGGTTATGGAAACGATGCGACGTTTAGGAGCTTTGAATATTTTTGATGCTCAAGCGATTGTTCCAGATGTATTAAACCCCGATCCAACTTCGGGAACGGTAGATGTTGAATGGTCCGTAGCCGAAAAAGGATCCAGTCAAGTTGAGTTACAAGGAGGATACGGTGGAGGTGGTTTCATCGGAACCTTGGGATTGTCATTCAATAACTTTTCTTTGCGCAATATTTTCAATAAAAAAGCATACCACCCATTTCCAATGGGAGATGGTCAATCTTTAGCTTTGAGATTACAAGGAAGTTCTTATTATCAAACGTATAGTTTGAGTTTCTCAGAACCTTGGTTAGGTAGAAAGAAACCGGTGAACTTATTTGGTACCATTGCCTACAGTACACAGAATCTATACGACTACTACAACAGAAGAACAGATCGCAGTAGAGGTTTTAACATTACAACATTACAACTTGGGGTTGCGAAACAATTAAGTGTACCTGATGATTACTTTGTATTATCACACACGTTGAGTTTCCAATACTACGACATGAAGAACTACAACACGGGGTTATTTACCTTTGGTGATGGTTCTTCGCGAAATCTAGCCTACCAAATCGAATTAACGAGAGACAACCGAGGAATGGATCCAAACTTCCCAACTTTTGGTTCGTTCTTTAGCATCAGTGGTAAGTTTACACCACCGTACTCGTTGTTCAACAATGTTGATTACAAGAATTTAGGCAATCAACAAGAGTACAAATACAAATCAAAAGCAGGACAAATCGATCCTAATACAGGTTTAATAATTCCAGAAGGTACCTACTTAAATGCAGCAGGACAACCCGTGAGCAACTGGCAAGATGCAACAGCAGATGCTAGTAAAGTAGACCAAAAACGATTTAATTGGTTAGAATACTATAAATTAAAGTTCAAAGGTGATTGGTATACCACAATTTTTGATAAATTAGTATTTAGAACAGTAGGAGAATTCGGATACATGGGGGCGTACAACAACAACCGTGGTGTTGTTCCGTTTGAGCGTTTCTATGTTGGAGGAGATGGATTAGTTAACTTCTCATTAGACGGTCGTGAGGTTGTCCAATTGAGAGGGTACAAAAACCAGGCTTTGACGCCAATAAATCAATATGGCGAACAAATTGGTGGTACGATATACAATAAATTCACCCTAGAGTTACGTTATCCTATTACACTAAAACCAAGTGCCTCTGTATATGTATTATCATTTGCAGAAGCTGGAGCAGCATATGATTCATTCAAAGATTACAATCCATTTGATTTAAAACGATCGGCTGGATTAGGTGTTCGCGTGATCATGCCTATGTTTGGTCTATTGGGTATTGACTTCGGGTATGGATTTGATGCACCTCCAGGAACAACTCAGAAAAACGGTTGGGAGACACACTTCATCCTTGGTCAACAGTTTTAG